The following proteins come from a genomic window of Campylobacter concisus:
- a CDS encoding HrcA family transcriptional regulator has protein sequence MSKTNKRDLILNSIIEAYLQDNMPIGSNELGSRMSVAIPASTIRVYFKKLSDEGEITKLHISGGRIPTIAAMRRYWSEIFTENDINLEINDPGSLKMLCDEFELYCMIFGTIDKELLEILNLNDRYLVLNFSGDEIVIKFDARMYKFLNNLIGVSLDKLELICSQVGLSELKNKIRELKRTKIYFQENEILAFDMFKDRRFKTVFDPSFSLQMDEELTFSPMFDENYMGLKFKANYLGSEAQMICAGSVYTDYVKFINLIKEAA, from the coding sequence GTGAGTAAAACAAATAAACGCGATTTGATACTAAATTCTATCATTGAAGCCTATTTGCAGGACAATATGCCTATTGGCTCAAACGAGCTTGGCTCTCGCATGAGCGTGGCGATACCAGCATCGACGATACGTGTTTATTTCAAAAAGCTTTCAGATGAGGGCGAGATCACAAAGCTTCACATCAGTGGCGGTAGGATCCCAACTATCGCTGCGATGAGGAGATATTGGAGTGAAATTTTTACTGAAAACGACATAAATTTAGAGATAAATGATCCAGGAAGCTTAAAGATGCTCTGTGATGAATTTGAGCTTTATTGTATGATTTTTGGCACGATCGACAAGGAGTTGCTAGAAATTTTAAATTTAAATGATAGATATCTGGTTTTAAATTTTAGTGGCGATGAGATCGTCATCAAGTTTGATGCTAGGATGTATAAATTTTTAAACAACCTTATCGGAGTTAGTTTAGACAAGCTTGAGCTTATCTGCTCTCAAGTTGGCTTAAGCGAACTAAAAAACAAGATAAGAGAGCTTAAAAGGACTAAAATTTACTTCCAAGAAAATGAAATTTTAGCCTTTGATATGTTTAAGGATAGACGCTTTAAGACGGTTTTTGACCCAAGTTTTAGCTTGCAGATGGATGAAGAACTTACATTTTCTCCTATGTTTGATGAAAATTACATGGGGCTTAAATTTAAAGCAAACTACCTTGGTAGCGAGGCGCAGATGATCTGTGCTGGCAGTGTTTATACTGATTATGTGAAATTTATAAATCTAATAAAGGAGGCCGCGTGA
- a CDS encoding DNA-binding protein, with the protein MIETSDIFNLLHNAVEAKNIGKKISQAKMAEDLGVPMRTYQDWRLGNSKPQAAAAVCKLLCELDDDEILFVVNKMRKLLGK; encoded by the coding sequence ATGATTGAAACAAGTGATATATTTAATTTGCTTCACAATGCAGTTGAGGCAAAAAATATCGGAAAAAAAATTTCACAAGCAAAAATGGCAGAGGATCTTGGCGTGCCGATGAGGACATATCAGGACTGGAGGCTTGGTAACTCAAAGCCGCAAGCTGCTGCTGCTGTTTGCAAACTGCTATGTGAGCTTGACGATGATGAAATATTATTTGTTGTCAATAAGATGAGAAAATTGCTAGGAAAATAG
- the kdsB gene encoding 3-deoxy-manno-octulosonate cytidylyltransferase, with translation MIIIPARLASTRFSNKILKEINGVPMFVATALRISGVDDVAVAVDEPSVLDIAKAHGIKAVLTNKDHQSGTDRINEAAQILGLSESEIIINVQADEPFIEPENIAKFRAFCEQNKGKAFMFSCYKKMDDEFADDKNLVKVVTDFEGYALYFSRSRIPFNRSECKSYKAHLGIYGYSVKSLKEFCGLLPSSLENTEKLEQLRALENGKKIAMLEVESQSIGIDSEEDYQRALAKFGKK, from the coding sequence ATGATAATCATCCCAGCCCGCCTTGCCTCAACAAGGTTTAGTAATAAAATTTTAAAAGAGATAAACGGCGTGCCGATGTTTGTGGCGACGGCTCTTAGAATAAGCGGCGTGGATGATGTGGCGGTTGCTGTTGATGAGCCAAGCGTGCTTGATATCGCCAAGGCTCACGGCATAAAAGCGGTGCTAACTAACAAAGATCATCAAAGTGGCACTGACAGGATAAACGAAGCGGCGCAAATTTTGGGGCTAAGCGAGAGTGAGATCATCATAAATGTTCAGGCTGATGAGCCATTTATCGAGCCTGAAAATATCGCTAAATTTAGGGCATTTTGCGAGCAAAATAAGGGGAAAGCATTTATGTTTTCTTGCTACAAAAAGATGGACGATGAGTTTGCGGATGATAAAAATTTAGTCAAAGTGGTGACTGATTTTGAGGGCTATGCACTTTATTTTTCAAGATCGAGGATACCATTTAACAGAAGCGAGTGCAAAAGCTACAAGGCGCACCTTGGCATCTACGGATACAGCGTAAAAAGCCTAAAAGAGTTTTGCGGCCTCTTACCTTCAAGCCTTGAAAATACCGAGAAGCTCGAGCAGCTGCGTGCCCTAGAAAATGGCAAAAAGATAGCGATGCTAGAGGTTGAAAGTCAAAGTATCGGTATCGACAGCGAAGAGGACTACCAAAGAGCGCTAGCTAAATTTGGCAAGAAATAA